The genomic window TTTTGCCAATATGATAGTTACCGGTCAGGTAGAAATGGCAGGGGGAGAGATACTTTCTGGAACAGAAGCATCGGGTGGTACTGCTCAAGTATTGAGGATCAAAGACCCAAAAGCAGATAAAGAGATCATAGTCAGATTATACTTCGAACGAACAAGTAGTTATCCTTCTAAAGCACCTAAATTGGCAATTATTGTAGATGATTTTGGCGAGTTTGCTGGTTCTCTATTAGATGAATTTTTGGCTACCGATCCCAATATCACATTTTCTATTCTCCCTGATTTAAGATTCTCCAGGACTGTTATGGATAGAGCAGCAGCTAGCGGTAGAGAAGTTATCTTACATATACCTATGGAACCATTGAATTATCCTCGGGTTAATCCCGGAAATAATCCTATTCTGGTCGAACATAATGATCGAGAAATTAGCCGACTTGTTGATGGCTATGTCAGGCATTTACCTCGAGTTGTAGGGGCTAATAACCACATGGGGAGTTTAGCTACTGCCGATGAAAGGGTAATGACTGCCGTCTTGACAGCTTTAGCAAGACATGATCTGTTCTTTATCGATAGCAGAACAACACATCATACAGTAGCTGTTCAAGTAGCTCAGAGATTGAATGTTCCTGTTTCACAACGTGATCTCTTTCTTGATGATCCGGATAGTTCTGAACAAACATTAAGAGAAAGATTAAGACAACTGAATAACCTAAAAGATAAGAGACATGTAATCGTGATTACTCATTGTTCTGATAGACAAAGATTGCAGATGCTGAATCTGTTTGTCGAAGAAGCAAAAAGAATGGGCTTTGAGATAGTTCCGGTTTCTCGACTCTTCATCTCAGACCTGCCGGAAATTTTGTAGTACAAATTCATTAAGTTAGGTGATCGATGTTTTTTAACATTAAAGCTATAATTTTGGGTATTATACAGGGTTTGACCGAATTCATACCGGTGAGCAGCTCAGGGCATTTAGTACTCGCCCAAGAATTTCTGCAATTAGAAGATCTGGGAATGACCTTTAACATTGTAGTTCATTTCGCTACATTAATTGCAGTACTCATCTATTTTCGTCAAGATATCTGGAGATTATTATCTTCCTTATACTATTTTAAAGATAATTCAGAAGGTAGGGTCAGAGACAGAAAAGTGATACTGTACCTTGCTATTGGAAGTGTTGTTACAGGTGTACCGAGCTTACTATTCGCCTCATCTATAGCCGCTCTATTCGAACAAGCTTTTTTTGTTGCTTTTATGCTAATAGTAACAGGAGCTATATTGTTTATCAGTGATCTGATACCAAAAAGAACGCGAGAGATGCATCAAACAGGTATATGGAGAGCTATGATAATCGGTATTAGTCAGTTTTTTGCAGTTATACCTGGGATATCTCGTTCCGGTTCAACCATCGCTACCAGTCTTTTCGTGGGATTGAAAAGAATTGAAGCTGCTAAGTTCTCTTTTCTGCTGGCAATTCCAGCTATTTTAGGGGCTACTATCTACGATCTAAGATCTTTCACTGAAATACAAAGCCAACATTTATTGGGCTATGTTCTTGGATCTTTAGCCGCCTTTATCACAGGATACCTTGCTATCTCTATTTTGATGAAATTGATCCAAACGAAAAAACTGAAGTACTTTTCATTTTATGTCTGGGCTCTGGCTGTCGTGGTCATTATCTATATACTTAAAGGATAGTGTTAAATGCCTGCAACAGCTAAAAATCTGACTTATCAAGCGTTTGTCAGCTCTTTCAATAAGGACAAAATATCGCGTTTTTATTACATTTATGGGACCGAAGAGTATTTAAAACGCAAAGTATATAATACGATAGTCGATGAAGTTATACCAAAAGAACAACGTGATTTTGATTTGGTGATCTTCTATGGGGATGATTGTAGCATTGTAGATTTTCTTGATGCTGTAAGTACTAGACCTTTTTTATCAGAAGAGAAAGTTGTAATTTTGCGGAAATTCGATAGTCTTAAGACAGGGAATCAGCAAAAAATAATCGATTTTTTGACTCAGAACGAGATTTTTAGTATAGTTATACTCATTGCTGACAGCTTTGACAACCGTTTGAAAATAGCCAAACAGATAAGCCAATTAGGACCGATTATAAACTGTAGAAGTCCTTATCGACCTGAAGAGATGTTGCCTTGGATAAATGGAGAGATTAACAATCAGAATAAAACAATTGATAAAGATGCTGCTCTTTTATTTGTTAATCGAGTTGAAATGGATTATATGACAGCTGCGAGTGAGTTGGAGAAATTACTCCTCTTTTCTATCAATACTAAGCGGATAACAGTATCGGATGTACAGATCAGTACAGGATATTCCAAAACTTATTCTGTCTTTGATTTGCTCAATGCAGTAGGGGAGAGGGACATGCGAAAGACTTTTATTATTGTCGAGAACTTAATGGATAATAAGGAAACTGCAGTTTTCGTCATATCTATGCTGCTTCGATTTTTCGTTCAACTCTGGAGAATAAATGCTCTTAAAGCAAAGAAGATTTCAGATGAAGAGATAGTGGCAAAACACTTAGCTGATATCTATACCTCCTATCGAAGAAATCACCTGCAATATGCCAAAAGATATCCATTATCTATTATCCCGTCAATATTCTCAATTCTTTTAGAGACCGATACGGAACTAAAATCAATTAATTTGGAAGAAGCACTCTTGGTAGAAAGAATGCTCTTTCGGATCTTTGCTCTCAGGTAATCTGATGGCATCTTATTCAGCTGATTATAAGTGTGGATTTGCTGTGATTATCGGCAAACCAAATGTAGGAAAATCAACTCTGATGAATCGTCTGGTTGGAGAAAAGCTCTCTATTGTTTCTCCCCGTCCTCAGACTACTCGGCACACTGTAAAGGGGATTTATTCAAACGATAAAGCCCAGATAGTCTTTTTAGATACACCTGGTTTTCTTGAACCACGATATGAATTACATCAACAAATGATTAATAAGATCACTACTTCCCTTAATGATGCTGATGTTATTATCTACATAACTGACAATAATTATCCGACAGATTATGATATCAAGGTATCGTCGATTATCTTGAAGAGAGTAAAAATACCTAAGATGGCCCTGATCAATAAAAGAGATTTGTTCACTTCGGAAGATCTGCTGCAAACTAAAGAGAAGCTAAAAGAAAACGGTTTTGATATAGTAACGTGTATATCAGCGACCCAAGATCACGATTTTGCAGATCTGATAGAACATATTCAACGCTATCTACCCTATTCTCCTCCCTTCTATGATCCTGAAAATCTTTCCGATCTACCAATGAGATTCTTTGCCCAAGAGATTATCAGGGAACAAATATTTCTGCAGTTCAAGGATGAAATACCGTATAGTAGTACTGTAACTATAGAATCTTATCATGAGCTACCTAATAAATTAGAAATTATGGCTAATGTCTGGCTGGAAAGGAAATCACAGAAGATCATCTTTATCGGAGAGAACGGTAGTAAGATCAAGAGTGTCAGGCAAGCAGCTGAAAAAGAGATCTATAAGTTTACCGGTAAAAGAGTTAAATTAGAATTATGGGTCAAACTGAAAGCTAATTGGCGGAAAAAAAGAAATGCCCTGAAAGAGTTCGGGTATGTTTAAGCTTATTCTGCAAGTCAGGAAAAATGAATTGACACAATAAGAGCTGTTTTTAGTTTGACCATCAAATTGAAAAGATTACTCAATGGAGGATTAGCCTAATTGGCAAGGCAGCGGTCTTGAAAACCGCCGGGTTTATCCCTTGGGGGTTCGAGTCCCTCATCCTCCGCCATAATAATCTTATCCGGAGAGGTGACCGAGTTGGCCGAAGGTGCGCGCCTGCTAAGCGCGTGTGGGGGTTAAACTTCACCGTGGGTTCGAATCCCACCCTCTCCGCCAGTATAAAATAAACTGGGCCGTCGTCAAGTGGTAAGACACATGGTTTTGGTCCATGCATTCGGGGGTTCGAATCCTCCCGGCCCAGCCATTATGGGATGTCGTCTAAAGGTAGGACAACGGATTCTGGTTCCGTTTGTAGGGGTTCGAATCCTCTCATCCCAGCCATTTCCTTCAGTATTATCTAAACAACACTTATCTCTGAACAATTCCAATAAGCACAACAAGAAGTTAGTTTTTGATTGACAAGATAACAAAATTAGAGTTATTAAAATATTTATAAACTGAATCAACTTGACTAAAAACGACTCACAATAAAGAGTTAATGATGTTGAAGTATAGAGCTAAGTAGCTTTTGATAAGGAATGATTTATACAAGGAGAGGATAGAGATACTATGAATGATAATACGATGTTTAGGACGATTGTTGAAGAACAGATTGAAGGGATAGCGATAATTGATAAAAACTCTACCTTTACTTTTGCTAATAAAGCGGCAGAAGAGCTTTTTGGCGTTGAAAAAGAAGGTTTGATCGGCAAGTCATTGTTCAATTTCATTGATGATAAGAGTTTGGATTCTTTTCTGACTGAGATAATGGCTTGTAAAGAGAAAGGGAGTGGTAGATTTATAGTTAACATAAATACTCTCAATGGTCGAAAATTAATACTCCGTTTTTCAGCGATTTCTCATAATGATGAAGATGGTAATTTTAATTCTCTCTCCATTATTTTCAATGATATCTCCGATCAGAAACGGATAGAGGATGAAGTACGTATGATAGCCACAGCGACGAGAAATGCGAATGATTGTATCTTTATCACAGATATGGAAGATAAGATCATTTATGCTAACCCGGCGTTTTTGAGAACCTATCAGTATGAATCAGAACAGATATTTGGAAAATCTGCGGCAATTCTAAGATCAAAAAACATCTCCCCAGAGTTATTAACTGAGATTTTGCAACAAACTTTAGAAGGTGGCTGGAAAGGAGAAGTATTGAATGTGAGAAAAGACGGTTCAGAGATGTTAATAAATTTATCAACTTCTTTAGTGCGTGATGATAATGGTGACGCAATTGCAATAATCGGAATAGCCCGTGATATAACACATGAAAGACAGCTTAATGATGAACTGATCAAGGTACAGGAATTAGAAATGATCGGTTATCTCGCCAGAGGTATTGCACACAATTTCAATAACATACTAACCGCTATTGTTGGATATATTTCTTTAGCTCAGATATCAAAAGATAATGAAATTAAACTAACTACTAATCTTGCTGAAGCAGAAAAAGCTTGTTCACGTGCGCGTGATCTCACTCAGCAACTACTCGGTTTTTCTAAAGGATCCGGTTCGTTAAAAAGAGCAGCTTCGATCAAGGAATTGATCATGGACTCAGCAACATTTGCTATAACAGGCACCAATATGGAATGTAAGTTCAAAATTGATGACAAATTAGATACCGTAGAGGTTGATGAGGGACAGATAAGCCAAGTGATAAATAACATTGTCTTAAATGCTGCAGAAGCTTCCCCCAAAGGGGGCAAGATAACTATAACGGCTCATAACTGCTCTATAAAGAGTCGAGATAATATCGCTTTGAACCCGGGTGACTATATCACGATATCAATTAAAGATGAAGGTGTTGGTATTTCCAATGAGCATTTAACTAAAGTTTTTAATCCTTTCTTTACTACAAAAGAGAAGCATACTGGTTTGGGTTTGACGACAAGTTTTAGTATTATCAGAAAACATGGTGGGCATATACTTATAGAATCAATTGTCGATAAAGGTTCAACTTTCTCAATCTATTTGCCTATTTCAACTAAAACAGTAGAAACTGAAAAAGAAAAAGAGTTATTACCTAAACCGGTCGGTGGGAGAAAAATATTGATAATGGATGACGAAAGGGATGTTAGGACTATTTTGGGGAGTTTTCTCGAATCTTATGGATATGAAGTTGATCCAGCTGTTGATGGAGAACAAGCACTGACTATATTCAAGGAGACCTTTGATAATCATCTACAAAACAAAGAGATAAAGAAACATGATATGGCAATACTAAATTTAACTATTCCCGGTGGAAAGGGAGCCAATGAGATAATTCAAGATTTCAAAGCGATAGATCCGACAGTTTTTGTTGTTCTTTCTACAGGACATGCAAAAAATGATGGTATTGTCAAAGATTATCAAAATTATGGATTTCAAGCAGTGCTTTTAAAACCTTTTGATAGTCATGCTCTCAATAAGATCCTTTATGAGTTAGAGCAAACAATATCCAGATAAGATAGCTAACCTTTTATAACCCCAATAGGTTTCATCATAATTACTTTTTTTAGTAAGCCACAATCAGTCATAGT from Candidatus Cloacimonadota bacterium includes these protein-coding regions:
- a CDS encoding divergent polysaccharide deacetylase family protein; this translates as KTRKPVKKERKNSPKRRSYLWLIVILLILAIVLVTMISNCQKRDRDPDEVVVVETKVEAAIKHAAGLLGVPERLYRKNIREDGIYISIALNPDELDLVFANMIVTGQVEMAGGEILSGTEASGGTAQVLRIKDPKADKEIIVRLYFERTSSYPSKAPKLAIIVDDFGEFAGSLLDEFLATDPNITFSILPDLRFSRTVMDRAAASGREVILHIPMEPLNYPRVNPGNNPILVEHNDREISRLVDGYVRHLPRVVGANNHMGSLATADERVMTAVLTALARHDLFFIDSRTTHHTVAVQVAQRLNVPVSQRDLFLDDPDSSEQTLRERLRQLNNLKDKRHVIVITHCSDRQRLQMLNLFVEEAKRMGFEIVPVSRLFISDLPEIL
- the holA gene encoding DNA polymerase III subunit delta; this translates as MPATAKNLTYQAFVSSFNKDKISRFYYIYGTEEYLKRKVYNTIVDEVIPKEQRDFDLVIFYGDDCSIVDFLDAVSTRPFLSEEKVVILRKFDSLKTGNQQKIIDFLTQNEIFSIVILIADSFDNRLKIAKQISQLGPIINCRSPYRPEEMLPWINGEINNQNKTIDKDAALLFVNRVEMDYMTAASELEKLLLFSINTKRITVSDVQISTGYSKTYSVFDLLNAVGERDMRKTFIIVENLMDNKETAVFVISMLLRFFVQLWRINALKAKKISDEEIVAKHLADIYTSYRRNHLQYAKRYPLSIIPSIFSILLETDTELKSINLEEALLVERMLFRIFALR
- a CDS encoding PAS domain S-box protein is translated as MNDNTMFRTIVEEQIEGIAIIDKNSTFTFANKAAEELFGVEKEGLIGKSLFNFIDDKSLDSFLTEIMACKEKGSGRFIVNINTLNGRKLILRFSAISHNDEDGNFNSLSIIFNDISDQKRIEDEVRMIATATRNANDCIFITDMEDKIIYANPAFLRTYQYESEQIFGKSAAILRSKNISPELLTEILQQTLEGGWKGEVLNVRKDGSEMLINLSTSLVRDDNGDAIAIIGIARDITHERQLNDELIKVQELEMIGYLARGIAHNFNNILTAIVGYISLAQISKDNEIKLTTNLAEAEKACSRARDLTQQLLGFSKGSGSLKRAASIKELIMDSATFAITGTNMECKFKIDDKLDTVEVDEGQISQVINNIVLNAAEASPKGGKITITAHNCSIKSRDNIALNPGDYITISIKDEGVGISNEHLTKVFNPFFTTKEKHTGLGLTTSFSIIRKHGGHILIESIVDKGSTFSIYLPISTKTVETEKEKELLPKPVGGRKILIMDDERDVRTILGSFLESYGYEVDPAVDGEQALTIFKETFDNHLQNKEIKKHDMAILNLTIPGGKGANEIIQDFKAIDPTVFVVLSTGHAKNDGIVKDYQNYGFQAVLLKPFDSHALNKILYELEQTISR
- the era gene encoding GTPase Era, encoding MASYSADYKCGFAVIIGKPNVGKSTLMNRLVGEKLSIVSPRPQTTRHTVKGIYSNDKAQIVFLDTPGFLEPRYELHQQMINKITTSLNDADVIIYITDNNYPTDYDIKVSSIILKRVKIPKMALINKRDLFTSEDLLQTKEKLKENGFDIVTCISATQDHDFADLIEHIQRYLPYSPPFYDPENLSDLPMRFFAQEIIREQIFLQFKDEIPYSSTVTIESYHELPNKLEIMANVWLERKSQKIIFIGENGSKIKSVRQAAEKEIYKFTGKRVKLELWVKLKANWRKKRNALKEFGYV
- a CDS encoding undecaprenyl-diphosphate phosphatase; this encodes MFFNIKAIILGIIQGLTEFIPVSSSGHLVLAQEFLQLEDLGMTFNIVVHFATLIAVLIYFRQDIWRLLSSLYYFKDNSEGRVRDRKVILYLAIGSVVTGVPSLLFASSIAALFEQAFFVAFMLIVTGAILFISDLIPKRTREMHQTGIWRAMIIGISQFFAVIPGISRSGSTIATSLFVGLKRIEAAKFSFLLAIPAILGATIYDLRSFTEIQSQHLLGYVLGSLAAFITGYLAISILMKLIQTKKLKYFSFYVWALAVVVIIYILKG